GCAAGTGGCTGCCAGCTCCCCTGGACACGGTCTCggcccagagcctggccctgAACGTCCGTTCTTGCCGTGGCACCCCGGCCGCCCTGCGCTACGCCTGGGCCACGTGGCCTTGTGAATATAAGCGGTGCCCCCTGTACCACCCCGGCAGCGCCCTCCCGGCTCCTCCCTTCGTGGCTTTCCTGGCAGACCTGAGGCCGGGGGGCCACCGCAGGCTTGCCGAATGACGGAGCGGCCTTACGGTCCTTCTCCTGGGCTTCAGTGTGGGTCCTTTAGATTTGGGCATTTCGGTGTTGAAGTGATGACGACAACTATTGCTTTTACAGGCGGCTGGCAGAAAAGCCGCCCCGGCCGGCTCCCAGCCAGCACATGGCTGTTTCTAGATTCTGAACAGGAGATGAGCCAGTGCTGAGAGGCAAACGAGATGCTTGCCTTTTGTCCCTTCGTCAGCCTAGTGTCTTACTGGACTAATTCCCAACTACAAACAAATGAAGCCTCAGGGGAGAGGCTTGTGGAGAGTGCGAAGTGTCACACTTTGTCACCTCACGTCTGGCGTTTGGAAACTCACGGCTGGAAGAGATTTCAAGGCTCATATTTGTGTGTTCTTTACAGACTCTGGCGGGTGGTTACTGAATCTCTGCATAAACTTTCTGAACTTCCCAGCAGTTTTTCCTAATGTGGAACTGAACTCTTTCTagccctgtttgtgttctctcgtAAGCCAAACAGTTCTGTCCCTTCAGTTGAAATAATGATAATGTGAGTGTTCGAAACCAACCAGCCCCGCGTGCAGGCCTGTGGGGAGGCGCGAAGGGGCtgcctgagggaggaggagatggggctTCTGGAGCGGCCCAGGAAGGCGTGCGGGCAGCCAGGGACGGGTGGGGGAGTCAGGCTCCCGACAACATGGCAACAGAGGTCACTGAGAAGCAAACAGGTTCAATATAAATCTCAGGCTTTTTAAGGTAAGAGGTTTACCTATAAAAAGGATAACCCagctggaagaaaaaagaggCTGAAAATAAAACTCCATGATAAGTGTTTAGGAAAATAATCCAGATGGGACAATTGTGAAAGTGCGCCCTGGGTGGACTGTTAAGAATCATAATGCTTTTTACTGGTTGATTAACAGCTAGCAGCACTTGATAATTGTGTCATCTATTggaatttggaaataaaagtataatCTTTAGTGGCATGTATACATTTATAGCCCATCAAAACTGGGTTGGAACAGGTTTGTAAATTGTCCTTTGAAGCATGAGTAGCTTCCACTCCCTTAATGGGAAAAACAACTAAAACAAGAAGCACCTGACCCCAAGGGGCCCCAGTATAGCTCTGAGCATCCGGAATGGTCAGTGCCAGGATTTATTTCGTAGAAAACCAACACAACTATGCAGTCTACAAGGAACTTTGGCTCCTCTGAGGACTTCCTAGTGTAGAATTAACTCCCAACACCCATACTTTGACCTCATATGCATCTGACCTAAGGGGAACCACGAACCTAGGAACAGACTCCTGAGAAAAAGTAAATCTACCCTCCCCTCTgccaacacacatgcacacaggggCTGTTCTAATTTGCAGGCAGCTCGACGTGGGCAGGAACCCTATGCCCaggctccttcctcccccagtaACTGAGTGAAGCACAGGGGGAAAATTAGCTTCAGGTAGTAAATTAATGAAAAGTCATGtgaaacttcatttttaatggctgaataatttaaaacattctgcaggaattcagtttattttccaaatgaagataactttttactatttgaaaaatgaaatttgtaaTTATTGTAGATTTGGACActaacaaaaagaataaacaagtaaaaatcaCCCCAAAATTCATCATTTGGcaaaaaacatttactattttgGTAAACATTCACTTGATTTGCTTGGGCTATATTTTACACACTACAcgtcatattattttaaatctgtttttgaCTTACTCTAGTAAAATACTCTTCCTATGTAAATTGAATATAGCTTAAGTGTTTTAGTTTGTGGGAGCCCCCTACTTTATTTAACCAATTTTCCATTAGTGGACATAGAGGTTTGTTCCGATTTTTCCGTTATAACGAATACTGTGATGAATGTGATATGCAGACATCATAGCGCACTTACCTCCTTAGGATCCTTAATGTGGAATAACAGTTTTaaggaaaatatgtttaaaattttgataccTACAGATTAACTCTCCTGAAGGGTCCAACGGTTTACAGTCCCACCAAGGTAAAGTGCCCACCAAGGTATAGCATTTAGCCTCACTCCCAGCGACACTGGATATCGTCAAATTTAAATCTTTAACAATCCAATAGATGAAAAGATGTCTTAAGtatacttgggggggggggtggttcaagtttttaaaaaatgatccacagtaaaaacattttatatttattccatGTACCCCTttcatgtgtatgcatgtgaTTTTTACATAAATACATTATGTACACACTATAGTTGAAACCCAAATTTCAACGTTTGGACATGTGACACATTCTACTAAgttctaattgttttatttaatttaaaaacagaggtCTTGACTCCCTAAGTTTAGGAACAAGCAGTGGGTGGAGATCTGTAGTTTGAAAACCACTCCTCTAGGAAGGCTACAAAGTAAATACTCTTATTAAAGCAAACAGCACgataacttatttaaaaaatatcttccttaAAATGAGCTCGTTTTGGCGTTTCACTCCGACCGCACTACAAGGGGAAGACCCTCGCTCCGTGTTAAAGCAGCTGTCCCGTCTGCGCAGGCGCGCGTCCAGCCAACTTAGGCGGCGAGGAAAGGAAGGCCTGAGAGCTCGGACAGCTCTGAGTCATCCCCCTTGAGCCCCTGGCTTGCTGttatccagattttatttttttgtactgtGAAAGTACACAGACTTATAAAAAGACTGCAGGAAGAGTCATAAAGTGAACGGCGGTTAGTTTCGGGTACTTCCGTGGCCAGTGCGCTGTGCTCTTAGCGTGGCTGTCCGACCCCTCCCTCCGCCGGCGCATCTACTCCTGGGGCACAAGATGCCCCTTCTTGTTGTCCCCAGTCAGCAGCTAGGAACTGCGGCACAGCGACACCTGTCACCACTCGTTCCCCGGTCTTCCTGTTCTGGGGTCCTTCCGTGGCTCCCTTCTGGCCGGCCCGGGTACCCGGCTGGCGGCCAGCGAGGGCAGCCCCCACGGCTCTGCTGTGGTCCGGCTCAGGCGAGGCGGGAAAGCTCCCCGTCGGCGTCATAGGCAGGCCAACACATCCAGTTGCATAGAATACAGTCATGTTATCAGCCGGCTAGTGAAGGGACGGGGGCCGCCCCCCGACGCGCTGTATCTCTGTTATCATGTGCACTCAGTTTATTCAGCAACAAGCACATTCTCGGATAAGGAACAGCAAAGGGGGCGGACAGGATTACAGAGGACTTTTTGATTTCCTTGAAGGATGTGACGTGTGAAGAAGACGAACGGCGTGCCTCAGCCTGGCCTCTCCAGCTTGGGGACAAGTAGCACTGGGCTGTGATCCTAGCGACATGAAAAGAGCAGCTTCTTGGGTAGCAGGGGCCAGGACTTCATTCCTGGAGCTAGGAGCAGAATCCAGGGGCAAGGCTTTCAGACTCCTACCTCTCCCTCCCGAGTCGGCAGCCTCCTCTCACTCAGGCTTACAGAACACTAACTTTACCTCAGGCAGggctaagcaaaaaaaaaaaaaggaaaaaaaaaatcctgattacAACAAGATGAAAATAAGCAgatttataaagagaaatttattgctaaaaataaagCAGCTGAAGTTTTTCCCAGGGAACACAGTCACCACAGGAGCCTCCGTGACAAAATGTGTTGGTATCTCCTTCACTCCTCAAGTGCTGTCTTCTTCCATATCTGGAGTTTTACTTTAAGTTAAATGACATGCTATGCGACGCCCTCCTGCTCAGTCTGAAGACGGAGTCGGGCTACACTGTGACAGAGACTTCAGGTGCTGCAGGTGAGTGTCCACCAGGGGTTCGTGCGTCAGGAACACGGGTTCGTAAGAAGACACGAAGGGTGTGGGCTGAAGCTCTGGAAGGTCCAAGGATCCTGGAGAAGAAAATTCCTTCAGTTCCACTGCTGCCTGGGAATCTCAGGGGACTGATCAAGACACACGGACGTCCTTTCAATTCCTAACACCCTTAACGTCTGTCAGCCGAATCTCGCCCTTGTTTGGTAAGACAGGACAGAAACTTAACTTTTACAACGAAGAAAACCGTGGCCAAGACAGATTACGTGATTTGCCTAGGGTTATACAGTAtattagagggagagagtgagaattTTAATTCTGTTATTTCCAGTCCAGAGCTCTCCCTGTATCACCCAAGGCCAGATCCCTGATCGTTCCACCCATTCGTGGCGGGGAATCCACTGAACACAGGCGGGACCAAGGCCATGACCTGGTCCCCTTGGCTTCATTTGAAATTTTAGTCCTGCACAGTAGACTCTCCCCTGGAGCCCCGCTTGGGTCTTACTTAggttagaaaaagagaaagcctAATTTCCCCGTGGGCCCCGCCTCACCCCGACGGCAGCCGCTCCCCGTGACTGCCCCCAGCACTGCTGGGGAGCCCGGCAGGCCAGCCAGCCCGTCCTCGCGCCGGGGGCTCTCTGTGGTCGGCGCGGTGCAGTTTCTATCCCTTGCTGCCCAGCTATTTGCAGTAGTCAACTCTGAATGAAGAGCAGAGGGCGGCCTAAAAACAGTCCACTTTCAAACCAGAAGGTAAAGTTAAGATACCTTGCAGAATGGGATCACTATGATCTTCACCAAAGGCCTGTCTCTGAAAGGCTTCGAAGCTTACAGTCGCATCATTCTCTGGCAGTCCTTGGGGCAGCTGCCCATCTCCGGGTTTCCACACATCAAATTTCACCCACTGGTAACTGCAGGATCAAGGGACATCGTTGTAAGGGGTGTCTGTTAGCTGTAATAACCCATTCTGACTTCCAGAGAGATCAGGTATTTTCTCCTCTAGGTCTCTCCCATATGTATCTAAAAATCACATTAACAAAGAAACTAAGAGAAGATCGGTGTCTGCAGGACTTGGCAACCGTTCTGCGGTCATGGTCCTCACAGACGCTGGTAATTCTACCGCAGTGGGGGGCTGGCTCCTGCTCACTTGAGGCTGGGGACTAACACTGAGGCACACTGGCCGCGGAGCGAGCACGCTCTGCACACAGAAGCAGCTCAGTAAGCGGAAGAACGAGCGAAGCAGTAACTGCCGGTCACAGTGCTTCTCTCAAGGGAATGGATTTGATCACACTTACTTGACGCATTTTCGAGCTCCTGGACAACTCTGGATCAGGTTGTGAATAGTTGGATGAGAAAACCCAAAAAAGTCAGCTCCAGATGGAAGCAGGTTGGGCATTAGTTTCCCCCTAAATAGGAGAGGAAGGATTTGTAGTTTACAAGTCGAGATGGAGAGGAGAATGGGTTTAGGAATGGACTGTGGGTATGAATGCAGAGAACACACTTTCTTGACTTGGATACTCTGGAGAAATCCGAAGGATTTCTGGTAAGAAATATAAAGGATGCAGGATAGCTTTCTATAGATAGGGGATCTCCAGACATTAAACACAAGGAAAGTCTCACTGTACCACAAGTGATCTCTTTAGACTTGTCTGTCTTCAAGCTTCAACTTACATAGCAGCACTTATGGTCTTGAGCAGTTCTGCGTGACAGGCGTCTGCAGAAGAGGTGACAATGGCGTTCTGGGGGTCATCTTCAGGAACAATTTCAAACTGAGAAAGATCAAAGGGCAATGAGATCAACCCTGAAGGAGGAAGTAGTAGAAAGTCATCCTACTCCTATAACTACTTCTTCACTCTAGATCTTGAAGCTGAAGTATATGATACTAGAAGGTGGGCACAATTTCCTAGAGTGctgttaaaaattcaaatgagtccaagaaaacacagaaagtccTCTGACTGTTTCAGTTCTATACACCTTGCCTGACGGCTCTCCAGTGGCCAACACTTAATTTGCTACATACCTTTCCTATCTACTTACTTACATCTTTCAGTACAAatacaaatagtatttttttttattttttaaagactgatttattttagagagaacagcaccagtgtggggaggggcagagagacagagagaaagagagagggaaaaagcagactccctgctgagggggagcctgacttggggctcgatctcatgacctgagccaaaatcaagagttggatgctcaaccaactgagccacccggcaccCCACAAATggtattttagaaatacatgAGATCAAATAAGATCATGTAACCTTACGTTTACTTTGTAGTATCTAGGAGGAAGGCCATTTTTACTGCAAGCCTCGTTTATTTTTTGAATTGCAAAATACCCCGAAGCAAGTATCTgtaatatctatatatctatctatgtctataatatccataatattgaagcaaaatatctattaaaaaaacccCTTAAATCAAAATTATACTGAGGAATTTTTGCCAAGAAAGTATTTTTGTAACAAATACTATCTAGCCAACTTAATTCCTTGACCAGTTTTCTATAAGTTCAGTGaatttttgcaaagaaaatatttctgtaagaAGTTCTATTTAGCCAATGAAATTCCTTGACTAGTGTTCTATAAAGTTCAGTTAAACAGtatccatttttccaaagaagacacacagatggccaacagacacatgaaaagatgctcaccatcactcatcatcagggagatacaaataaaaattacaatgaggtatcacctcacagtggtcacaatggctaaaattaacacaggaaataagtgttggtgaggacgtagagaaaggggaaccctcgtgcactgttggtgggaatgcaaattggtgcagccactctggaaaacagtacggagtttcctcaaaaagttaaaaacagaactaccctatgacccagcaattgcactactgggtatttacccaaaggatacaaacatagtgatctgaagggaaaCATGCACCCTCATGCtgacagcagcattatcaacacggatagccaaattatagaaagagcccaaatgtccatcgactgatgactggataaagaagaggtggcatatacacacacatacacacacacacactagaatgttactaagccatcaaaaagaatgaaatcttgccacctGCAATGacatggagctagaatgtattatactaagtgaaataagtcagaaaaagacagtatcctatgatttcactcatatgtggaatttaagaaacaaaacagatgaacatagggggaaaaaaaggagaggcaaaccataaaacagactcttaactagagagaataAACAGGTTTACTGGAGGGGGGGTGTTAATGGGCGATGGGgattaggagggcacttgtgataagcaccgGGTGCTgtagtaagtgatgaatcactaaattctactcctgaagctaatattacactggaatttaaataaaaatttaaataaaaacttaacaaaaaccaacactggaatttaaataaaaacttaacaaaaaccaaaacaaaaaaaccagtattcagctttttaatgtttactttaatcaaattattccaaacaggattaatttattttctgtatattttcaaaCAATCATGTGCATTATTGATCATTTTTTAGAATCCAAAATCTACTTTACTGAGTATGGTTTCTGCAGCTGTTAAGTTTTCTTCtgcagtttttatttcaattatactGTGTCAAATTTTAGAGCTCTTTCAATTTTGTCAATAATTGTGAGTTTTAGTCAGTGGTTTTGTTACTTCAACCAACCAATGACATATGTTTCAAGTTGAAGATACTGAtggtttatatttatttcttagccatgcatgaaaaaaaaaacgcAAGTAATTATCTTCAAATATTCCAGGATGGCTCTCTTATTTGGTACTGGGTCACATCAATTCCAATCTTTTATATTGTATGCACACTATTCTGTTTTGCACAAAGAGCAAATAAAAGGCCAAAATCTCATATTTTAATCTTGGAGAGCTTTCCTTGTTTGTATGTATAActctacttcattcttttaacTGCTACATAATATTACACAAGGTggataaatcttaatttttaaccGTTCTCCTACTGATGCGTATTTCAGCTATTTCTAATTTGCCATTGCATACAATGCCATAATGTATATTGTTATATGTAACTCTTTTATTCACATTTGCACATTTTTCTAGGAAATACTCGAATACCTAGCAGTATTCTGGGTCAAAGGACACACATATTAAACTTGTTGATATTGCTAAGTTGCCTTCCAAAAGACTGGAAATTTTCACTCATACTAATGCATACTTGTTTTCCTATACCCTGGCCAACACTAAATATTATCAGTCTCTCTGCTGTTTGCCTATGAGCTAAGTAAGacctttttatttgcatttccgtAATTGCTAATGAGGTCGTTCTTACCAACCACCTGCACTGTTTCTATGAAATACCTGTTGTATCTGATTGCTTTTTATATTTGACCACAGGAGCACTTTATCTGGATATTAATCCACTGttacatattttcttcttgttttttgctTGAGTTTTAACTTGGATTACTGggtcttttgtcatttattaaatttttaatggtCAAATCTGTTACTATTTTCCTTTATGGCTTCTACATTTCATGCCTTGCTCAAGAAAAGCTTTCACctcaaagattataaaaatattcttctatattttctgttaacatatagtataaaaCATTCTATAAAGCTAAAGTAATTAAAAGTCCTAGTAGCATTTAtaaacaaagagatgaaaaagaaccATCTGGAAGCATACTCAAGTGTAATATGCATTATATGCACACTAGAGATACCACATCATGTTAGTTGGAAAAAAAAGGGATTAAACCTCACGatatacctgaaaataatgtCCAGAGGGGTtaacaagctttaaaaaaaaaaaaaaaaaaaaaaaaggacactaaaAACCCCGCAAACtcttcttttcagaaatatttcagcAGTTTGTCTTTAAAGAAATTAGGAATCGGCTTGTCAATATCCATTACAATCCTATTAAATTTTGATTACATTTGCACTGAATTTATAATTTGTTATAAATATGGTATATTGCTACAATAAGTCTTTCTGTTAGAGTACTTTCTAAACAGAACTCCTGCAATGGTCAGGTCATCTGAACACTCACATGTACCTAACGGTGCTCTAACCAGGATTGGGGCGGTGCGGTATTATCCGCATGCATCAGGCAGGCTCTCAGCTTCTGCTCAAAGGTTCCTTTCCTTGCCTCTACCTCCTTCCACCCAACTTTCTAGTGATCTGTAACATCACCAGACAGGGAAGCCTGGAACTTTGAAAATGGTCTATTTTTTCCCAATGATCAGAGGTGATGGCTGGGGAAAATGAACTGCCTTGAATCACAGCAGTGGGAAGGTTGAACAAAGGTATTTCCTAAGACTAAGGTTCACGTCTCCCAGGTCCTTCAGAGTGTGTGCAATCAGAAACCCATATGTAGTTTCTTTGCTTCCTCCATTTTGGTCCTTCTTGAAATGGCAGAGTATCAGAATCATCGCTCTGGTACACAGGCGTGCGCGTCACACATAAGGAGGCTTGCTCAGCCTCACCGTCACCATAGCAACAGTACAAGCAGCAGGGCTCAAAGGAAAGGGCGTCAGGATGAGAGTCAGCCAGgcagattcaaatcccagctccagcaCTTAATAACAAAGGTCTGACTTAGGGCCAATCGCTTTTCTGCATCTTGGAGTTACCCAAATGGTtattatacagtatgtactctAAGGGTCAAAACAGGTAATACCTATTAAGTGGCTGTCACAGAGAaggttctcaaaaaaaaaaaagaaagaaagaaaaggaaaagagcgGTTATTCGTAGAGTGGGTACCTGAGGCTGCATGCCACCATCCTTGATCTGGCAGGTATACAGACACTTCCGGTCTGGGCACCTGACACTGGCATATATTCGAGTACTGCAGTAGCCCACGGGGTAGATGGCGCGCTCATCATGGAAGCCAGGTCGGTCGGTGATGATCTATAAGAAAGATTTCCCAATCTGCGACTGAGGTCGCTGGAGAATTCAGGAGTCCAGTGTACTGTGGTAGCCTTTAAGACCACTTTGGGGCTGCAAAGAGTGACTCGAATCACAGAGAGAAAGTGTGTAGGCTGGGCAGCAGACAAAACTGACCTGGTTTCCTAGGGACTGGAGGTTTTCTGGGGTTGGTCTGGATCAGCAAGGGGCTGCGGCTAATGGGAACAGGGAGGGAAGGCTCAACCCCATTCCCATATTTCTGAGTCTCCTCTCTATGTATCGGTGGTCTCACTCACCTCCCCCAGGCTATATACTGTTAGACCCCCCAGT
Above is a genomic segment from Halichoerus grypus chromosome 11, mHalGry1.hap1.1, whole genome shotgun sequence containing:
- the TBRG1 gene encoding transforming growth factor beta regulator 1, producing the protein MSLLGGPASSPRAPLQSGKARMKKLPKKSQNEKYRLKYLRLRKAAKATVFENAAICDEIARLEEKFLKAKEERRYLLKKLLQLQALTEGEAQAAAPAHGSSLPLTYGVASSVGAIQGAGSISGPSTGAEEPFGKKSKKEKKEKGKENNKLEVLKKTSKKKKMEGGARKLVQPIALDPSGRPVFPIGLGGLTVYSLGEIITDRPGFHDERAIYPVGYCSTRIYASVRCPDRKCLYTCQIKDGGMQPQFEIVPEDDPQNAIVTSSADACHAELLKTISAAMGKLMPNLLPSGADFFGFSHPTIHNLIQSCPGARKCVNYQWVKFDVWKPGDGQLPQGLPENDATVSFEAFQRQAFGEDHSDPILQGSLDLPELQPTPFVSSYEPVFLTHEPLVDTHLQHLKSLSQCSPTPSSD